From the genome of Saprospiraceae bacterium:
TTTCCAAAATGCTGCGACACCGTGAACTCAAAACCACACAGATTTACGCAAAAATTGTTGATCAAACCAAACGTGAAGCAGCCGACAAAATTGTATTAAATATGCAATTATGGAAGATAAAAGCTATAATTGGCACTCTAAAATTACTTCGATAGAACAGTTCACCATAAAATCTGTGCAGGATACTGTTTTAAAGATTACAAATGGAATTTCGGAAAATTTGGAGAAATTGGATTCATTGGATAGAAAGAAGGAGTTTTGTCAAGCTCTAATTAAGGATATGAAACAAATATTGGCAACTCCTATTTATCCAAATAATGTTAGCTCAAATGTCGAACCATCTATTGTAAATAATTTAATTCCAGTTCCCCAACAAGTTTTAAATTTTCTTTTGGCTGAACTCGAATGGCTAAATAGTTTAAAGAATGAGAGATTGAGCTCAGCTATATTTAGTGTAATTGAATGGGCAACTATATTTTATTACGCAGATGATACAAACTTACTCCCAGATAACCGGATGATTAAAAATCGAATGCTTCAATTTATGAGAAGACATCATGTAAATACGACTATTTCTAATTTTAAAACAAAGTTTTACGAAGCTAAGAAACGTATAAACGAAAGGAAGGATTACCCGATAAAAAACTTGAATTAATTCTACCTTTTCTCAAAGAAAACTATAAACAAACGGTTACTAAAGTTGAGAACGATATTATATTTTTAAAAGAAAATAAGGCCGAAGATTAAGGCTTCATGTTTATTTTTTCAAAAAGTAACTATTATGTAACTGGTTACCTTTTTTTTTTCTTGCACTATTATTTATTAAAAAAATATTAATAATGGAGCAAGTATTTTTTAACGTCCCTTTATCTAAGTTAGAACCAATCTTTAAGCGTTGGATAAAAGAAGCACAAGCAGAAAATTTCCCAATAAAGGGGGAATCCACAAATCAACCTGAACAGCTTTTAACCGTTCAGGAAGCAGCCGAATTTTTAAGCCTTACTGTACCCACAATGTATAGCAAGGTATCAAAAGGTGAATTGCCAGTAATGAAAGGTAGCAAACGCTTATACTTTTCCCGAACCGAATTGCTTGAATACCTTAAACAAGGGCGCAAAAAGTCAAACGCAGAGATTGAAAAGGAAGCCGAAGCTTACCTAAAAAAGAAAGGGGGTAACAATGGATAAAACACTGAGCACCCCCCATCATAAAAGACAGGACGAATGTAATACACCTTTACGGCAGTTACAAACCATATTTAAATACTTACAAGAACATATTGCTACAGCTTCAATGATTGCTGATGCCACAGGTATTTATCAAAAAAATATTTGCAGGTATAAGCGTGATTTAGAAAAGGCAGGGCGACTTTGGGAAACAGAAAAGAAACTATGTAAAAAAACAAGTTTCAAAGCATGGTATTTAACTACCAACCCTAATAATGCCCCGAAGCAATTGTTAACCCAATTAAGCCTTTTCTAATTATGGAACTTAAAACAAATTTTGAACTTGATAAATACGGTATTGGGGTTGAGGATATTAAAACCGAAGCTGAACAGCTAGTTAAGCAAGGTAATGAAGCCAAAGAAAGTAAAGGACTGTTCACCGTTAAAACAGCCAGCCGTTGGATTGAACAGGCGAAAACCCGACCTATTCCAAAAATGCTTTTTGGTGAATTTTGGTTTGAGGGTGAACTATGTATTTTGTTTGCCGACACCAATTTAGGTAAGTCAATTTTAGCCGTGCAAATTGGTAACAGTATAAGCAAGGGCGAACAGATACGGGCTTTAAACTGGAAACACCAAAGCAACTGGTTTTGTACTTTGATTTTGAATTAACTGAAAAACAATTTGAAAACCGATATTCAATAAAGTTTGAACAGCACTACAATTTTGATAACAACTTTATACGGGTTGAAATAAACCCCGATGCCAGCATACCCGAAGCCCAAACCTTTGAGGATTACCTCAACCATTCATTGGAACGAAGTATTACCGAAACAGGGGCAAAGGTTTTAATCATTGATAACCTTACTTACCTCAAAAATGAAACCGAAAAGGCTAAAGATGCTTTGCCCTTAATGAAACATTTGAAAGCATTAAAAAACAAATACGGGCTTTCAATTTTAGCACTTGCACACACACCAAAAAGGGATTTATCAAAACCAATTACCCGAAATGATTTACAAGGCAGTAAGATGCTAATAAACTTTTGTGATAGTTCCTTTTCAATAGGTGAAAGCCACAGCGACAAAAATTTACGATACCTGAAACAGATTAAGCAACGGAACACCGAATGGATTTACGATGCTGAAAATGTTTGTGTTTGTCAAATTGATAAGCCCCACAATTTCTTATTGTTTGAGTTTGTGAATTTCGGTAAGGAATGGGAACACCTGAAACAGCACACCGAAAAGGACAAAGAAAACCTGAACGAAAAGGTAAGCGAACTAAAGCAGCAAGGGCGAAGCCTTCGGGAAATAGGGGCTGAACTGGGTATTTCTCACATGAAAGTAAGCAGAATTATAAAGGACTGTAACACGTTGTAACACCTGTAACACCCTGTTACAACTGTTACACCTGTTACACTAAAGAGGTAAATAATGAGTGAACACCGATACATATTAGAACCATACAAGGGAATGAATACCCGTTACCGTTGCCCAATTTGCCAGCAAAGGGATAAAACCTTTTCCCGGTACATTGATACGGAAACAGGCGAACAAATACACCCCATCGTTGGCAGGTGCAACCGTGAAAGTAATTGCGGCTACCATTACACCCCGAAACAATATTATCAGGATAACAATATTTCATTTTGATACACCCCAGCCCAAAGCATACAAGCCCAGTCCTGTTAAACCTCAACCAAAGCCCGTTTCATTCATTCCTGTTGAGATATTCAAAGCCAGCCTGAACCCCATTGCGTTTGAAACGAACCATTTTGTACAGTTCCTTATTTGCCTGTTCGGGGATGAGGTTGCCAGCCAACTGGTAAGCCGTTATTTTATTGCCACCTCAAAACATTGGAACGGTGCAACGGTATTTTGGCAAATAGATACACATGGCAATATTAGAACGGGCAAAATAATGCTTTACAGCCCCACCACAGGCAAAAGAGTAAAGAACCTTGAACTACCTGTTTACTGGGTACACAAAGCCATTAAACAGCCTGAATTTGAGTTAAGGCAATGTTTGTTTGGTGAACACTTACTTAAGGATAAAACAAAACCCGTTGCCATAGTTGAAAGCGAAAAAACGGCTGTAATTGCCAGCGTATATTTGCCCCAGTTTATTTGGGTTGCCGTTGGCAGCCTTACCAACCTGAACGCTGAAAAGTGCAGCATACTAAAGGGGCGAACTGTTACACTATTTCCCGACCTCAACGGGTTTGAGAAATGGAGCAACAAGGCAAAGGAACTTTCACACATTGCAATATTTACCGTTTCCGATTTACTGGAACGCAAAGCCACCGAAGCCGAAAAGAAACAAGGTTTTGACCTTGCCGACTATTTAATAAAATACGATTACAAAGCGTTTGCCTTACCTGAACCCGAAGCCACCGAACCACCCCCAGCCGTTCAACCATTGGTTGAGGTGAAACCATTTGAGCAGCCTGAACCCGTTTACTATTTCAGTAAGCCCGAACAACTAAAGCCCGAAAGCTGGGAACAGGATATTACCGAACTTGAAAACTACTTTGAAAAAATAGTTCTTTCAACCCAACCTATTTACCATACCTCAAACGAATTACAAGATTTGAAAAACTATTAACCAAAAATTTTAATCGATATGAAAGTAAAAGAAATTGAAAGACTTGAAAGTTACTTTAAAACAGAAAACGAACATTGGAACAGATACACCTTTGAATTGCTTTGCGAAGTATTGTTGCAAGGCAATTTTGAAAATCCTGAAACACCATTACAGCTATTTGATAATGCTGTGAATATTTTAACAAAACAGCACGAAACACCTCTGAAAGCAATTCAGGAATTTTCCAATGATATGGAGAAAGCAAAATTAACCCCAGCACAAAGAATATTTGTTTACGAAAGGGTTTACAAGTTTGTAAGGGTTTCTGATTTCGGGAAAGAGATTTAAGTGAAATAAGGGACTTGTTAAAGAGCCAAACTGAAAGGCTGAAAAATGATAAACCACAGGTTGAGTATAATAAGCCTTTGACCGGGAACATAAGGGACACCCTTAAAGAGTTAATGAAAAAGGAGCTTGAACAGTTACCCGAAACACTTAAAGACCTTGAACCAATACAACGGCTAAACATACTTTGTAAACTTATACCGTTTGTATTGCCAAAGGTTGAAAGCGTTACACATCGACTGGGGGAACCCGATGAATATAAAATACGACAATGGCATGATTAAGTAAAATTCCTTAATGATTTAGGTATCATTTTCTCAAAATAATTATCAATGCCAAAGCCCTGTACTTTCCCAACCTTATACGATGACCTGAAAACGGTTAGTATATCTTTTTTGAAAAAACACGGATATTTAAAGCCGAACCAATGGCAAAGGGGAACAATAACATGGAGCAGGAACGGAAATAAAACAGGCAGTATTTCCATAATTGTAAATACCAAATCCGGAAGCCTTTACCTTGAAATGGATTACAACTGCAATGAAGTCCCGATAAATTACAGAGTGCAACTTGTTTCAGCCCCTTCTAATTTGGGCAAGGGTTTTGTTTGGTATTTCGTTTGCCCCCATTCTGGTAAACGATGCCGAAAGCTATATTTAGCTGACACCTATTTTTGCCACCGTTTAGCGTTTAAGGGTTGTATGTATAAAAAGCAGACATTCAGCAAAAGTTACAGACGACTTGAAAAGGCATTTAGAATATATTTCCAATCAGATGATTTGATTGATCGAATCAGTCAAAAACACTATAAAAAATATTATGCGGGAAAACCAACTAAAAAGTATTTGAGCCATGTGAAGCTTTTGGAAAGACCTGAGAGAGATACTAATAGTTCCTTTATTAAAACACTTCTTGCATAGGTGGGCAGCGACTAATTTTATTTAATTTTTGTCTTGTTTGGCATTTGATTCAAAGTTTCTGCAACTGCACAGATTGTTAATCTTGCAAAATAATTAGCATGACTAAGTTAAATATATTAAATTGCCATATTAATGTATGTAATATATTATAATTTATTTTAATATGATAAATAACCTAAAGCCTAAATTTTGGTTCGCTTTTATTAGTTGTTTTTGGAATTTTTATTTGTGTGCGCAGGAAATTGAGATTATACCTAATTTTAATTTAATAGATCCTGGTGTTAACTCATATTCATTTAGCCCGCTAATGGATTACTATGCACCAAAACCAATAATTTACAATAATAAACTAATAGTTCAGTATCAAACTGATAAAGGAACTATCACATTGCTGAATACGATGGATCAAAATATAACCTTGTTCCATTAATTAATGGGAATGATTTTGGATACTTTGGCCACCCAATTATTTTTGATGATACTTTGTTTATACAGTATAGAAACAGGGAAGGAAATTTTCATTTGGCAAAATATTTTGATAGTAGGATTGAATTGGTAAGTAATTTTTCAAATATTGATTTGGGCTTTGTGGGTCCGCCAATTATTTATAATGACGCACTTTGTTTTATTTACCGTGATTCCAATAATTACTTAAATTTGGTTTATTACAAGGAGGGCAGATTGACTAAGGTTCTCAATCCAGACAATGAGAATAATTTTACAAAAGGAGATGTACAATCATATTATTTATTTAAACCTGTAGTTTTTCAGAATCAACTATTTTATTTATACAGAGACAAGGCATATCATTACCATTTGGCTAAATTTAATGGGAGCACTATTCAATTAATCAGGAATCCAATTAATGGCTCAATGTATTATAGCGAGATTAATAATAATCCATATTTTACGGAATTTGATGGTACACTATTTTTTATTTTCAATCCTTTTAAATCTTTGCAATTAGGTTATTTTGATGGCCAATCAATAACAATTTTGACAAATCCTGATAATGTTTTAGAAAGTAGTTCGGGTGTAAAAGGACATTTATTTGCAACAAATGATTTTTTAATTTTCAGGTATTTAAATAAATTTGGAAAATACCAGTTGTGTAAATGGGCAAATAATAAGTTTGATTTGATTGATAATATATCAATGTCCGACATTGGATATTTAGGATATCCAATTAAATTTGACAACAAAATATATTTTATTTATCACGGATTCAGCAACAGTCAATTAGGGCTACTTGATGAACAAAGCAATAGTATTAAATTAATTGGTGGTAATTCGCCTAACTATTCAATAGCTGATCCATTCGCTAATTTTAAATTCAGGAACGAAATTTATCCGCTATTTGACTTTCAAAATAAATTGTATTTTGGGTATTCGAGCAATATTATGGGTCTGGGTTTTTTTGATGCTAATAATGTAGAATTTGTAAAACGAAATATAAACATGACTTTTTTGCTTTCTTATTATGTGGAATACAATTCCAATTTATATTTTACAGTAGAGCCAACTTCACTGGTTTCACAAAGTATAATCTTGCAAGATTAAAACTTGGTACAACACATGTCAATAATATTAATTCCGATTCCGAATTATCGCTATATCCAAATATAACCTCTAATAATTTGATTTATAGTCCAGATTTTGTGGATCAAATTCAAGTGAATGTCATTTCTATAAGTTCAGGAATTTCTGTTCAGAAATATGTTATAAATGGTGGGTATTTAGATTTGGAGGATTTGCAGAAGGGTGTGTATTTAATTCAATTGCCTTATTTAAAAGGAATAATTAAGAGTGGTAAATTTATCAGGATTTAATATTATTTATTGCTTTTAAAAACCTATGCATTTATAGTTTTCATTATGGGAAAAAATCAAAGTGACAGTAACCAAGAGGCATCTAAAAAAGTTCAAACAAGATCTGCAAATAAAAGAAGCAATGAGCACTTAGACCTACGCAACTTTATTCCAGGTATATTAATAATAGGCGTTTTACTTGGCATTGTAATTATTTTGATATACCAAGTACACTTACCTCAAATTACTAAATTACTGTATAGAATAACTTTATTTACTTTTGGTGTGGCTGTTTTTTCTATTATCTTATTTTATGCATTTAAGAGAAAAGTAACCTCAGTTCTCTTTGGGAGCGATACAGCTAATTCGGGTGGGATTATAGATGATGCTCATAAAATTACAGATGCGCTCACTGAACGATTTACTGAGGCACTACCAAGCGAAGTCCCACCTGATGTTCGTAAACGGATTAAGTTTGTTGTGCCACGACTAATGAATTGGTTTATTTGGA
Proteins encoded in this window:
- a CDS encoding helix-turn-helix domain-containing protein; this translates as MEQVFFNVPLSKLEPIFKRWIKEAQAENFPIKGESTNQPEQLLTVQEAAEFLSLTVPTMYSKVSKGELPVMKGSKRLYFSRTELLEYLKQGRKKSNAEIEKEAEAYLKKKGGNNG